A window of Streptomyces broussonetiae genomic DNA:
ATAGCCGCTGCCGTGCTTCCGCTCCCCGAAGAACAGCTGCGCACTCCACGAATGGACGAGGGGGTTCGGGCGGCAGCACAGATCCTCCTCACCTCCCGGGACGAGCTCACCAGCGAGCGGACCAGGGCCGTGAACGCCTTGACTGCCCTTGTGCGCATCGCCGACCTCGGCATAGACGCCCGCCGTCCCCTCAGCGCCAGGCAGATCGGCGAAATCGCCCGCTGGCGCCCCCGTGAGGAGGACCTCGCCGCCACGACGGCCCGCACCGAGGCCGTCCGTCTGGCCAAGAGGATCCTCGCCCTTGACACGGAAATCGCGGACAACATGAACCGGATAGGCGAGCTCGTTGACGCCAGCCCTGCGGCCGGCCTCCCCGAGGAAACAGGGATCGGCCCCGTCACCGCTGCCACCGTCCTGGTCGCCTGGTCCCACCCGGGACGGGTCCGTGACGAGGCCGCGTTCGCCGCCCTCGCCGGAGTGAGCCCCATACCCGCCTCCTCGGGCAACACCACTCGCCACCGCCTCAATCGCGGCGGCGACAGGCGTCTCAACCGAGCTCTGAACGTCATCGCGATGGTCCGCATGGTGCATCACCCGCAAACCCGCGCCTACGTTGACCGACGGCGGGCCGAAGGCAAGACAGACCGCGAGATCCGCCGCTGCCTCAAGCGCTACCTCGCCCGACGCCTCTACCGTCATCTCAACAACGCCGCCGCGGCCGAATTGGGGGTTGACGGGACATAGAAGCTTCATAGGAGTCACAAGGGAGTTGAGGTTCGGAGGACGTTGGTCGGGCATCCGCGCGCACGCGGGGCACTGCCGCCGTTTCCGTACTTCCTCGCGAGTCGGCCGTGCCTCCCGATGCTCTGAGTTCGCTCTGAGGGTGTTGGTGCAGTCTTGAACTGCAGGCGAGAGACCTTCTAGCGTCTCGCGGCGCAAGGCACGTTCCAACGTGGTGACACCAACGTGCCGCCTGGCCAGCGGCGTTGCACAGCCCTCCCGCAAG
This region includes:
- a CDS encoding IS110 family RNA-guided transposase, whose translation is MNTIVAQAHSFIIGVDTHAKTHTYAVLASSGEHLGTEAFPNTHAGRARAINWAGRRTGGDLGALWVIEGAGSYGAQIARQTARAGYQVVEAARMGRAGRRGIGKSDPIDARRIAAAVLPLPEEQLRTPRMDEGVRAAAQILLTSRDELTSERTRAVNALTALVRIADLGIDARRPLSARQIGEIARWRPREEDLAATTARTEAVRLAKRILALDTEIADNMNRIGELVDASPAAGLPEETGIGPVTAATVLVAWSHPGRVRDEAAFAALAGVSPIPASSGNTTRHRLNRGGDRRLNRALNVIAMVRMVHHPQTRAYVDRRRAEGKTDREIRRCLKRYLARRLYRHLNNAAAAELGVDGT